A segment of the Candidatus Microthrix subdominans genome:
CAACATCGCCACGTTGCTCGATCACGGCTGAGGAACCACCGGCTCTCCGAGGAACAACAGCGCCACCGACGACCGCTCGATCTCGGCCGGGTCCCAACCGAGGCGCGCGCAGTGCTCGCCGAGCACAGCAGAACTCGATGCCGTGGGCCCGATGCTCGTTGTCCTGCCACCCGGCACCGAGCCCCAACGCCATGCGGCCATTCGAGATTGGTCGGCGGTGACCGCCTGCTTCGCCAGCACGTCCGGATTTCGGTAGGTGTTGCCACACGCCAACGGGCCGAGGCGCACCCGGTCGGTGGCCCTTACGGTCGAGCTGCCCCCGGATCGGGAAGCAGCGGCACGTGAATGCCGCTGGCCCGCCCCAGCAGGGTGGCCCGGCCGATCGAACTTGAGCCGTATCGGTCGCGGACGGCGTCGACCGCACCGTCCAGGTCGACCGTCGAGCGCCCGTTGAACACCAGGCTCTGTTGAACGGCGTCGGCGGGCGACAGGTTGGCGATGGTGAACCCGAGCAGCGTGAGCCCCCGGCGCTCGATCTCGTCCCGGCGTGCAACGAGCAGCGCGTGGCCGGCATCGAGAAAGGCTGCGGTCGATCCGGTGGCCTCGGGCACGCTGTGCGAGCGGGTGTCGGCGGTGAAGTCGCCGAAGCGAAAGCGCAGCATGACGGTGCGGCCCACCCGGTTGCCGTCCCGAAGGCGGCGGGAGACGTGGTCGACCAGCTCCAACAGGATGGCCTCCAGCTCGGCGAAGCCGGGGCGGCGCTGCCCGAGCGCCCGCTGGGAGCCGATCGACGATCGCCGCTTGCCCGTCATCACGCGCCGGGGGTCGCGGTTGTGGGCGAGCGCATGCATCTGACGCCCCGACCCGGCGCCCAGCATGGCAACCAGGCGGACCTCGTCCAGTTCGGCCACCTGACCGACCGTCGTGATGCCGCTGCGCCCCAGCTTTTCCTCGGTTTTTGGGCCCACACCCCACAGCCGGCCGACGGGCAGCGGATGCAGAAATTCGAGTTCGCCGTCGGGCTCCACCACGAGCAGCCCGTCCGGCTTGCACACCCCGCTGGCCACCTTGGCCAGAAACTTGGTGCGGGCCACACCCACCGAGATGGCCAGGCCAACCTCGGCCAGCACCCGTGCCCGGAGCCTGGCGGCGACCAACTTCGGCGGGCCGACCAGCCGGCCCAGGCCCGATACGTCGAGGAACGCCTCGTCGATCGAGATGGGCTCCACCAAGGGCGTGGTGTCGTCAAAGATCTCGAACACCCGTCGGCTGGCCTGGGTGTAGGTGTCCATCCGCGGGGGGACGACGATCAGCTCGGGACACAGCGCCCGGGCGGCACGGATGTTCATCGGGCCTCGCACACCCCGTCGGCGGGCCTCGTAGCTGGCGGCCAGGATCACCCCGCCCCCGACCGCCATCGGTCGACCCCGAAGTTCAGGCCGGTCCCGCTGCTCGACCGAGGCGTAAAACGCGTCCAGGTCGGCGTGAAGAATGCCGGCCTCGATAGTCGAACGCATGTTCGTCAGTGTACTCAGCGTTTGTGACGTGAGGGCGGGAACTTTCCGCCGCAGCGGGGGCGGGCCGGAGCTTGGCATGCAGGTGGAGGTTTGAACCCCTACCGTGGCCGTGTGGAGTTCGTGATCGCCCGAAACCCCGACCCCAACTCCACGCTGCCCTATCTCGTTCGGTTGCCGGTGGGCAC
Coding sequences within it:
- the dinB gene encoding DNA polymerase IV, whose amino-acid sequence is MRSTIEAGILHADLDAFYASVEQRDRPELRGRPMAVGGGVILAASYEARRRGVRGPMNIRAARALCPELIVVPPRMDTYTQASRRVFEIFDDTTPLVEPISIDEAFLDVSGLGRLVGPPKLVAARLRARVLAEVGLAISVGVARTKFLAKVASGVCKPDGLLVVEPDGELEFLHPLPVGRLWGVGPKTEEKLGRSGITTVGQVAELDEVRLVAMLGAGSGRQMHALAHNRDPRRVMTGKRRSSIGSQRALGQRRPGFAELEAILLELVDHVSRRLRDGNRVGRTVMLRFRFGDFTADTRSHSVPEATGSTAAFLDAGHALLVARRDEIERRGLTLLGFTIANLSPADAVQQSLVFNGRSTVDLDGAVDAVRDRYGSSSIGRATLLGRASGIHVPLLPDPGAARP